The window agagagggaacaagagcaggtgagacacacctGTTAGTCACATGGTTGTTTGCCAAAAGTATCAGCGTATCacaggtcctcatgtatctcgtacctcgtgtttctttttaggtttgttatttttcaaattctatatttattaagttctgcagcttgtttgcacaacaaggctaaataattatataaacttttctcaatctaaatattgtactttggtagaattaaacaataagtgtagtgcaggtctatgatgatttttagtgctgctatcatctagttctgattctggttctgtcttggttaagtcctcagtagtgctgattttgaactgttgtagtcctgttttaattctggatcagttctgggtctggttgaatcggggtttagtccctgtgtcttgatacagcccgactttgttctgccttgctgcttaattaaaaaactagtttaaggtgtcctgcacatgtgatatatatttttccctctatgaagtcattcttttttgaacaaaactcaaaacagagccaattaatctttcagtcatttctaaccccccccccaaaaaatcccacatgcataccaccctttagggctaagccccgggtgtttcaaatgtctggctccgcctctgatTCAGACGTCGGCTCAGACTCgggtgtttcagctgtttccgGTCGTTTGGTTTTAGAACAACTTAAATTTAAATTCTTCTTCTGTTGAAATATCTGCAAACAGCTGACGGCTGTCACGTGACCCCGGCTGACGCCGTTGCTATGGTGACGGATCGCAAACGCGGAGGTCACAGTCGCGGGTCTGCAGCGGCTCTCCTGAACGGTAAGACCGGAAGTGTCTGACCTTCACCTGCGCCCACGTTAACGGGAAACCGGGGCGACGTCACTGCGCGCGGTGCAGATCAAAGAGCCGCTCGGCTGGCTTTGAGttaaatataattacatttggAAACGAGGGTCCACGAGCTGTCATCAGACACGCGCTGCTGCTGTTGCCTAGCAACGGCGCCAACTGCCGGAGACGCTCAGGACAGAAACTTACTGCAGAAGCCTGAGTGTGGCAAGCAGGTGTGGGCGGGGTCACCTGTGAGGGTTTACCTGAGACAGGAGGACCCGTCGATGGCCTCCAGGGGCAGCCAGTCGTGTTGTGGGCGGTGTTAATGACTGAGCTGGGCCTCAGTCACATATACGATCATTCTGATCATCCATCAGTATTTTTATGTCTATGAAAGcgaagctgacactgtgagacttcatcGAGgcgtgagcgtcacagcagaggcctttgagTCAAAGTAACAGgatcaaacagacacacatgaAGCAGAGTTTCCTGTCCTGGCTGTTTATAGCAAATAAccttaaaatattctgcaggagaacaaaaactgaagagcTGGAAGGAAAGCAGCAAAAGTCaaagtgaattcatgacgatgtttatgtgaagtgtcgtttggatcttcttctgctgctggttcggtcagtTTTGGTCTGAGAgacaaacctgcagctcagactccagcgcaaaaaaagacgtaaacacgaAGCGCGGACGCATCACAATCTGCGGCTGTCGGCTGACgtgcgctttgtgtttacgtctttgtgcagaatctgcTCTGGTTTGCTGAaattttgtgagctttaacctgagattctggaaaATCGTTAATCCAAACCCAGCACTGAGTACAAACAGCAGGCAGGAGGAGCACGCTCTCCACCGAGGAGGGGAGAAGGTCAGCAGCAGCTCCTGGTCCAGGTTCTTCTTCCTCAGGACACGGAGGaggtgcagctgctgctgggccttcttTACCAGGGTGATGGTGGTGTGGCTGCAcagaaacctgaaggtggagtaaaagtaaagtaaaattttatttatatagcacctttcaagataagatcacaaagtgcttcacagaagcaGAAATGGACACACGACCTCAAACAAACGaaatcaaccaaaagcaagtttaaacaGATACGTTtctaactgctttttaaaagagacGAGTCCACAGATCAAAGGGAGCCACTGACGCTCTGTCACCTTCTGTTTTTAGCCTTGTGTGCTGGACAGCCAGCAAGCTGGTCGCATGCTGGGGCGATGAAGAAGCTCACCGATGTAAGCTGGAGCTACACCGTGCAGGGCCCTGTAGTCATGATTAGGGAAGGAGATGAACCTGTCAACGAGTTTTTCTCCACAAACGCTCCGCTTTACGACAGACACGCTTTAAACAGCGAATGCTGTCGTTTGTCCAGGGAGAGGCTTTTCACACAGGGCTAGTGTAGCTTTAACGGGGCCAATATGATCTCAAATAGAAAGACAAcaattattaaaaacatttgttaaTAAATCAACATCGTTAGAAGCAGGcagaacaaatgaaaaacatcaGAAACGTTAGCAGCCGGCGTGCTAACAGGACAGAGGCtacttccatcttttatatacaggctGGTTTGGGGTCAGGTGGTAACTCTGAAAGGAGGAGCTTAAACCCGATGAGCTCATGTTTGCAGGTCTTATTTCTCACAAATACCCGTAGGAGCTAACATCCTTCTCCACCTGCTGTCCTCTCAGCGTGACGAGGAGACGAGGAGGCATCATGtcaaagaagatgaagaagagtgTGGGGAAGTCTGACGAGGAGAGACAGGTGCACCTGCAGCAGCGCGCTCAGGCTgaggaggagctgaagaagaagaaggaggagacgCTCGGCCTGTTCCTGAAGGTGACACAGAGGGAACACCTGGATCACTGtagggggcgtggcctctttgactttctgctgctggctcttGTTGAACGcctcacactgtgtgtgtgtgtgtgtgtgtgtgtgtgtgtgtgtgtgtgcgtgcgtttaTGTGTGCGTTGTAGGACAAGCTGCAGAAGGAGCAGAGGAACACTGCTGTGAACCTGCTGAAGCTCCACGACGGCTGGAGGGCAATCCTCCGCCAGACCAGGGATGCCGAGCTGCGCCATGACATCATCGTGCTCCAGCAGACGTTTGAGAGGACGCTGGACGACCTGGACAGCATCGTCCAGGTGCTCCGCCCCTCGCCTGTGCTCACCCCGCCTCCCACACTCGTCTTACCCCGCTGACCAGACTCCTGCCCGTTTGTGTTGCAGAAGCTGGTGGGCGACGTGCAGGAGACGGAGCGCCAGGAGGCGCACATGCAGCGCTTCCACCTGCACCACATGGAGGCGCTGTGGGCGCTGCAGGCCGCACGGCTGCAGGGTCTGCAGCAGCAGTGGGAGCGTGCCCTGGAGGACGTCAGCGCCAGCGTCAGCTCTCAGAGGTGAGTCGTATGCTCCGCTCGCTCACCTGCCGTCAGCGCCTCCTCCAAGCCTGTGAGCTAAAGTCAGTCACATGATCCGGTGGCCTGAAGCCGGTGGAGCTgtgttgacctctgaccctgtGTGGCGTTTCAGGCAGCAGATGTTGGAGCAGTCTCAGCAGCAGGAGATCCAGCTGCAGGAGCTGACCCTGACGGCGGAGTTGCACAACACGGACGCCATGAATGACATCAGGATGCTGCTCGAGGACACGCTGGCGATGTACACGTGCTCTCTGGAGGAGCAGGTATGGCGCCGGCCCGTGGTCTCCCTCTACCTCTCAGGCCCGTCCGGCTGCGCTGACCCCCTCTCTGTGCACAGGTGGCTGCTCTGGAGGGCAGGGAGGAGGTGAGTGACGCCACCCAGACGAGCTTAGAGCACCTGCAGAAAAGTATCGTCAAGGTAACGCAGCTCGAGAAGCAGCTcgcagacaaacagaagaagatcaGCGAAGACTTGAAGACCACCAAGAAGCTGGAGGTCAGTGCGCTCACAACACCTCCACCTGTCTCTGAGCTGAGCTCATACGTACAGGTGTGTCACATCCACAGTCAGCTGACCCGGGTGAGCCAAACACAGTCCTGGAAACGAATTATCAGTCGTTCAGGCCACGCCCCCTAATAAATACCTTAAGTCCTAATATGAtgcctgcagctgtttgaaggaGGAGTTTGTGTGTAAACTGTAAACGTGTTCGTTTTAACACGCACTCACTGTGCTCGCTCACTTCCTGTCAGGACGCCGTCCGCAGGCTGAGGGAGAAGATGATCTCCAACAAGGCAGAAAACAGCTCGCTGGAAGAGGACCTGACCGCCACCATACATGAGCTCAACTGCAGGTCTCACGCACTCCAGGACCACCTGACCCAGTCGCACACGGCGGCGAGGAAGAGGCTCACCGAGCTCACCGTCCAGGGTGACGCCGCCGCCAAGAACCTGCAGGCCGTCGTCACCAAGGTGAAGCCCGCCTCACCTGTCTGCATCACCTGTCGGAACTGCTTCTCACCCTCCGTGTGCTCCGCTGTTTCAGGGCGAGAGGGTTCTACGGGCCGCGGACATCTGCCACCGGCTGGAGACGCAACACGACACGTTactgacatcatcatcatcacaacgCACAGACGAGTGCCAACAGGACACGCCAGCAAAGGTAGGCTCCGCCTTCCCCAACCTGTATCCTTTTAGTTTAACTTTAGCGAGCTCCCAGGTGGGTGTGCAGCTTCTAAAACAAGCACAGTGCCAGGAAGCTCCTCCCCCACAGGTACAATATGGCCTGCAGACAGTTGTCAGCTCACCTGTCCATCGGTCTGCAGGACGTCTGTAGGTTCCCGGAACTGCAGCAGCTGCGGCGGAGCTGCAGCAGTGCTGTGCTGCAGCGTGAAGCTCTGAGGAAGCACAGCAAGGACCTGAGGCGTGAGAACgaacagctgcagcttttgcTGCGTCAGCATGACCACCACGCCCACTTGCCCCCGCTCCACGTGGCCCGAGCTCCgaccaccaccagcaccacacCTGCTGCGAGGGGTAGGAGCCACGTCACGGTCATCGAAGCTGCCCACGCCGTCTTGAAGCAGTGactaattaaaatgtgttcgCCATGACGACCAGTAGGACGACTCCTGATGTGCTTTGAGCTTTCTTGCTAAAGGGGCGTGTCCATATAGGAGGGACCGGCCTGCAGTATACTTGAGTACTTTTAGTCGAGTATTGTGTGAAAGTCTTTGTATGTTCTCCAGTTTCCAAGTGTTTGCTGCTCTGATTGAACATTAGCTCGCTCTACAGACAAGCTTTGTTTTGGGTGAGGAACAGAAATCTGTGCAAAGCCTTTTTGTACACTCccaccaccagggggcagagTTTCACCAGGAAGTAGCCGCTCACCTGTTAGCATCCAGGTACCAGCTTGGATAAACAGGAAGTATAAACAGCATGATATAACTTCCGTAAACTTTTCCTGACGAGGTTTTGGTCTCAGCTGCTGTCTTTGGGGGTCTTCGGGTCGTGGCTGCTGGTCGGCCCCACAGGTGTGGCTCTGAATAACACCCAGCAGGTAGCGCCACATACAGCGaattaaacacacagaaaagaagagagaaaaacatgACCGTGAggaaaaacaactttaaaaagGTGAGCTTAGCAAAGGTGACTCACTGACCTGAATACCTGAAGTGACCCTCACCTGGTTACCGCTGCTAACGCTCATCAGGGCCTGGCAGGTGAGGGAAACGTGATCTGCAGATCTTTTCATGGTTTGTGGTGTCGGGTTTATTTCTCATCAGATGTTCTGACTGTGATGGAGGGTGGAGAAGTCACAAGAACTGTTTCTGCTGTGAGCCAAGCTGTTCACCAGCTAATGTTTGCAGGTGAACAGCGCCCCCCAGTGGACAGCACAAAGAAGTGTTTGAGGCCAGCAAACCAAATCCTCTTCCTGCATTTAGACTTGTTTTTAATGAAAGTGTGTGACTGAGGAATACATGAAATCTTCTTATTTGCTGTGTTTATTTAACATCTGAATAAATGTACAAGAAAACCGAAGGAGCCAGCGGGgggatttatttattaactgcttattttcagtatttattaCTGCATCGTCCATtatatattcttttattttcatattcaaATAAtactttatttgcttttttgggtacttttccatattttttaaatttagctttattttattttacaagttGTTATATTTAATTACCCATAATTTTATTTACAGAGTGCTGAGTCACAGCAACAGCGGTGCTTCAGACTGTGAGCCCACAGTTACAATTATCCACGCAGTGAGCTAATTACCTCATGTCTTATGTACCCCACCAGagtgtttttaatgtaaaatgtacCTGAGCTTAAACACAACCAAACCGAAATCCACGCGCGGGTCAGAGTCCAAAGGGCGGCACAGATCCACAGGGACTAAAACACGGAGGAGTAAGAAAACGTGGAGGATGCGGGCATCGATCCCGCTACCTCTCGCATGCTAAGCGAGCGCTCTACCATTTGAGCTAATCCCCCGCTCACGGGGAGCATACGGGAAACGTCCTATTCAAAGAGCTCAACGCCACGTGTCAGCTGAAGCGCTGACACGTGATTAGGTTCATGTCGACGTGTGATTGGCCGGGAAACAGCAGGGTGGGAGGAGCGGAAAAAATGCAGGCAAAAATAGAAATGATGGCGGTGACAGCTCAGTGCGATCTGCTCACAGGATAAAGGCGGAGGCTGACGTCACTCAGCAGCGTTTTAAACTGTGAGACGCTTTAAAAACATCCATTTAACAGAAATACGAACAGAGGCGGCTGAAACAAAGCAGCTGTTATTAACGCAGTACAGCGTCATTAAACGTTAGAGCGGGCGCTTCCCAGGTGAGCCCCAAACAGCTGGATGTAAGTTGCACTAATGCCAGCAGAGCCGAGCTGAAGAACAAAGAGCGTGACCGCTGCCCGTCTCCATGCTGGCCCCGAGTCCAGCTTCTCGGCACCCTTACTACAGTTTTACCAACACAGTGTGTCCTTGTGTTATGGGGACATACATGTGTTCACAAAGCAGCAAAGTGGGGACCCAGGTATGGTTACAGACAGAACAGGGCCCACAAGGCAGATCAGGGTTACACACCATACGTCTCCAGACCTGGTGGAAACTcgacttcctgtgtgtgtgtgtgatctatCTGTGTCAGGTTTAAACTTTCTGAGGACATTTGACCCTGTGACGCTGCATCGACCGTTACTCAGTTCAAGCTTGATCATTTTTGCTTATGACATACAGCTCTGTGTACTTTACCTCATATCGTTTCTTGTCAAGTGAGGACCCTCTTCTCATAAAATACCAGCTTTAGTCTCATGTCAGGACTAACCCATAAAATTGGGTCCTTGTATTCACACGGGGACTGTTTTtgcctctataaaagcagacgaTTACACACAGAAACTTCAGTCTGATGTTGGGACTGTTTCACGCGACTTTTCTCATGTTTGGACGCTTTTCCTGGGCGAgtttgtttttgtacaaagaCTTATCACCATATCTAATTTTAGGTCctctttatgtttttcattagaaataatgaaaatgattaTTCCCATATTATTTCCCATGAAAATAAGCCTTTATTCAAATGTCCTGTTTTTGTGGGGAGTCATGATTAATCCCCACAAAGACAGACATacaggcgtgtgtgtgtgtgtgtgtgtgtgtgtgtgtgtgtgtgtgtgtgtgtgtgtgttcagctgcCACATGCCAACACATCTCAGCTTTGTTCTATTTCTGCTGCAGGACTCAGTCATGGTCTTTATACAGCAGgtgaacgcacacacacacacacacaggaatgtAGCTGGAACTTTCCGTGGGTGGGTGCATGTGGGCGGTGGTCAGCGTATAAAAACAGCAGGGAGGACGGCCATCAGGCAGACAGACTTGAGACTGAAGCAGCTCGTCACAAACCagcaccaccacctccacctccaggATAACAGGATGTTGTGCCCCAGTGTCATCCAGATGTCCCCCGCCGCCATGACGCCTTTCCTGGACCTGCACTGGCCCGTCCGCAGCCTGTGGCCCGAGACCCGGCCGCTTTTCTACCACATCGAGCGGGAGATGATCCGTCAcatgcaggagatgaagcagagCATCGAGTTCATGGAGCGGCTGCACCAGAAGATCTTTGAGGAGATCGATCAGACATCCTCCTGCACGGGGGTCTTCAAGCCCATCGCCTTCCAGGAGCTGGGGAGGGACGGCACCACCTTTGCCCTCAGCCTGGACACGAAGGAGTTCTCCCCAGAGGAGCTGTCGGTGAAGCAGGTGGGCCGCAAGCTGAGGGTGAGTGGCAGAACGGAGAAGAAGCAGGAGGACGGGAAGGGCTGCTACACCTACAAGTGCCAGGAGTTCAGGCAGGAGTTCGACCTGCCGGACGGCGTCGACCCCGAGGCCGTCACCTGCTCGCTGTTGGGAGGCCAGCTGCAGATTCAGGCGCCGCGGGAGAACCCCGCCAACGACGGGAAGGAGAGGATCGTCCCCATCAGCTTCACCTCAGCCCCGGCCGTCACCGCCTCCGCCTCCAGCGCTGGAGCAGAGGGGAGCGGCACCTCCACCTCAGAGAGCACCCCCACAGAGAAAAACTGAAGCCTCCCAGCAGTCTTTGGTCTGTAGTTTTACGGGGACGTTTTTCACTGTTTGTAATAAACTGTCAAGTTTAGCTTTCAGCGATGACTCATCACCTACACGTGAACAGCGAAGCGCCTCCGTCTCCCTGGTGCAGCTTTATCTGCCAGACGGAGGCGACATGGAGCTGATCCCCCCACCCCCGCACTAATACTTTATTAAACGGTCCTTAGATATTCGCACCTTGCCCAGATACTGGTTTCATCACCGTTCTCTGCACTGGTAGTTCTTTTAAACTGGTTTCTCTGGCACACGTTTTCTGTGTCAGGGCTGAACACACACCCGTCTGAGCTCCAAACATCTGGCTGCTGATTGAGTTGAAGTTAAAGAACCTTCAACATTTTCCTGACATTTGCTGTTAACCCATTTTTAATAAGAACGGAACCTGCATGTGCTTCCTGGACCGTCCATGAACTGGCGGCATGCTCCTTTAACCTGCGACTGTGAGCAAATAAAGACACGAGACACcagtttttcccctttctttgtAAAATAATTCTCAATAAACTTAATTTATTCACAAACTGCTTTTCAAATTGCCATGTCGTCATTTTTTTGAAATCACAtacaataaaaaacattttctaaaaGACAAGAGATGTCCGAGACTCTCGCTAACTCTGTACAcggctcctcctcctcgtcacGGAGCTTTTCtcacttattttttttcaaacacgATGCGTTCATGACGACAGTCTCGCCGTGCTCAGACATCAGATTAGAAATattaagaaaaacagcagaaaatgaacagAAGGACTAAAAATGTAACAGCTACAGTACACGTTTCCTTTTGTTCTCTGTTAGTTtcgtcttttttctttttaatgtttac of the Maylandia zebra isolate NMK-2024a linkage group LG10, Mzebra_GT3a, whole genome shotgun sequence genome contains:
- the drc2 gene encoding dynein regulatory complex subunit 2 — protein: MSKKMKKSVGKSDEERQVHLQQRAQAEEELKKKKEETLGLFLKDKLQKEQRNTAVNLLKLHDGWRAILRQTRDAELRHDIIVLQQTFERTLDDLDSIVQKLVGDVQETERQEAHMQRFHLHHMEALWALQAARLQGLQQQWERALEDVSASVSSQRQQMLEQSQQQEIQLQELTLTAELHNTDAMNDIRMLLEDTLAMYTCSLEEQVAALEGREEVSDATQTSLEHLQKSIVKVTQLEKQLADKQKKISEDLKTTKKLEVSALTTPPPVSELSSYVQVCHIHSQLTRDAVRRLREKMISNKAENSSLEEDLTATIHELNCRSHALQDHLTQSHTAARKRLTELTVQGDAAAKNLQAVVTKGERVLRAADICHRLETQHDTLLTSSSSQRTDECQQDTPAKDVCRFPELQQLRRSCSSAVLQREALRKHSKDLRRENEQLQLLLRQHDHHAHLPPLHVARAPTTTSTTPAARGRSHVTVIEAAHAVLKQ
- the LOC101482620 gene encoding heat shock protein beta-11, with the protein product MLCPSVIQMSPAAMTPFLDLHWPVRSLWPETRPLFYHIEREMIRHMQEMKQSIEFMERLHQKIFEEIDQTSSCTGVFKPIAFQELGRDGTTFALSLDTKEFSPEELSVKQVGRKLRVSGRTEKKQEDGKGCYTYKCQEFRQEFDLPDGVDPEAVTCSLLGGQLQIQAPRENPANDGKERIVPISFTSAPAVTASASSAGAEGSGTSTSESTPTEKN